The following proteins are encoded in a genomic region of Nicotiana sylvestris chromosome 4, ASM39365v2, whole genome shotgun sequence:
- the LOC138889714 gene encoding uncharacterized protein yields MSGHIQRQYRVSRQGVGRGTTQSSSPAAATSSASYPARVTPAPAGRGAARGSVQSSGGPSQFYAMSGCQTVETSPDVVTGILTVQSHDVYALIDPDSTLSYVTPFVAIEFGIEPDQLHEPFLVSTLVGESIMVARVSRDCVVMVRGRDTMADLIELGMVDFDVIMRMDCLYSCFAKLDSRTRTIRLEFPNDPIIEWKGDKVVPKGRLISYFKAAKMIKKGCIYHLVQVMDTDAEAPSLESVPVVSEFPYELPRIPPGRKIDFGIDMMPGM; encoded by the coding sequence ATGAGTGGCCACATTCAGAGACAATATCGTGTATCCCGCCAAGGTGTGGGTAGGGGAACAACACAGTCATCCAGTCCAGCAGCTGCTACATCTTCAGCATCCTATCCAGCTCGAGTTACTCCAGCACCTGCGGGGCGTGGTGCAGCTAGGGGTAGTGTGCAGAGTTCAGGAGGACCCAGCCagttctatgctatgagtggttgCCAGACTGTAGAgacttctccagatgttgttacaggtattctgactgtccaatctcatgacgtgtatgcacttattgatcccgattccaccttgtcctatgttaccccttttgttgctatagaatttgggatagaaccggATCAGCTTCATGAGCCATTCTTGGTGTCTACTCTGGTTGGTGAGTCTATTATGGTTGCTCGAGTTAGTAGAGATTGTGTTGTTATGGTGCGTGGTAGGGATACCATGGCCGATCTTATTGAATTGgggatggtcgattttgatgtaataatgagAATGGATTGTctttattcatgttttgccaAACTTGATAGTCGGACTAGAACTAtaaggcttgaatttcctaatgatcctattattgaatggaagggagataagGTAGTTCCAAAAGGTCGGCTTATTTCATACTTTAAGGCCGcaaagatgatcaagaaggggtgtatctatcatttagttcAGGTTATGGACACCGATGCCGAGGCGCCTAGCCTTGAGTCCGTGCCAGTTGTGAGTGAATTTCCATATGAGCTCCCTAGGATCCCACCAGGCAGgaagattgattttgggatcgacATGATGCCAGGCATGtag